One region of Gossypium raimondii isolate GPD5lz chromosome 6, ASM2569854v1, whole genome shotgun sequence genomic DNA includes:
- the LOC105771790 gene encoding uncharacterized protein LOC105771790 translates to MDWLVTHQVSLDCATKRVVLKTEDDSEAEKLVRKGCKAYLAYISVSDSRGSSVKDIRTVKDFPDVSPEELPGLPPNRKLEFGIELLLGTAPVFIASYRMTPKELVELKAQIQELLDQLRMSTMNTSEWFYRFCEKNNCMPSLINFSRTGRVLTKLLRKGVPFNWTDLQQESFEKLKAVMNEAPVLIQPESRKEFIVYNNTSHVGLGCVLMRKGKVVAYASHQLKTHEANYPMHDLELAAVELNLRQRRWTELLKDYDCTIEYHPGKANVVADALSRRAMTDLRAMFARLILFDDGSLLAELQVESGNTEDLRLNSEGELYFRERICPVKIPLWKWERVTIDFVSGLPLTPTKKDLVWVIVDRLTKSVHFIPVRTDYSLQKLSKLYVSEIVRLHGTDGRPERVIQILEDMLRSCVIDFRGSWEDYLSLAKFGYNNNYQPSIQITPYEALYGRRLIRDQLKAVSDRQKSYMDLKCREIEYSVGDFIFLKIHDVFHISMLRHYHSDPTHIVPVEEIEVRPDLTFEEEPVQILDRDVKVLRKKSIPLVKVPWHNHSSEKAM, encoded by the exons atggattggttggtcACACACCAAGTGAGTTTGGACTGTGCCACAAAAAGAGTTGTACTGAAAACTGAAGACGATAGCGAG GCAGAaaagttggttcgtaagggatgtAAGGCATATTTGGCCTACATTAGTGTTTCAGATTCTAGAGGTTCTTCGGTTAAGGATATCAGGACAGTTAAGGACTTTCCGGACGTTTCTCCTGAAGAGCTACCTGGGTTACCTCCGAATCGTAAACtagagtttgggattgagctcCTTCTTGGTACAGCTCCAGTGTTCATCGCTTCCTATAGAATGACACCGAAAGAGCTTgtggagcttaaggctcagattCAAGAGTTActggatc AACTGAGGATGAGCACAATGAACACCTCAGAGTGGTTCTACAGATTCTGTGAGAAAAACAATTGTATGCCAAGTTTaataaat TTTTCTAGGACTGGTAGGGTATTGACTAAGCTACTACGTAAGGGTGTACCATTTAACTGGACTGATTTgcagcaagagagctttgagaagctcaaggcTGTAATGAATGAGGCCCCTGTTCTAATACAGCCAGAGTCTAGAAAGGAGTTTATTGTTTACAACAACACATCACATGTCGGTTTAGGATGCGTATTGATGCGAAAGGGTAAGGTGGTAGCTTACGCGTCTCATCAGCTTAAGACTCATGAGGCAAATTATCCGAtgcatgacttggagttggctGCAGTA gagcttaatcttaggcagcgtagaTGGACTGAGCTGCTTAAGGACTATGACTGTACGATTGAATACCAccctggtaaggctaatgtggtggcCGATGCACTGAGCCGTAGAGCCATGACTGATCTGAGGGCCATGTTTGCTCGCCTcattttatttgatgatggtagtttgTTGGCTGAACTTCAA GTTGAGAGTGGGAATACCGAGGATTTAAGACTGAATAGCGAAGGGGAGCTTTATTTTCGTGAGAGAATCTGT CCAGTCAAGATTccactttggaagtgggagCGTGTAACTATAGATTTCGTTAGTGGTTTACCCCtcacacccactaagaaggatttaGTGTGGGTCATTGTGGATCGATTGACTAAATCTGTCCACTTCATACCGGTTCGTACTGACTACTCTTTACAGAAGTTGTCTAAATTGTATGTgtctgagatagtgagactTCATGGG ACTGACGGTCGGCcagagagggtgattcaaatactggaggatatgttgagaagttgtgtGATTGACTTCCGAGGCAGTTGGGAGGATTACCTATCGCTAGCAAAATTTGGTTATAACAACAACTATCAGCCTAGCATTCAGATAACACCCTACGAGGcattatatggtcgtag GTTGATTCGAGACCAACTGAAGGCGGTATCAGACAGACAGAAGTCCTATATGGATCTAAAGTGTCGAGAGATTGAGTATTCGGTGGgggacttcatttttcttaag ATTCATGACGTGTTCCACATCTCTATGTTGAGGCACTACCACTCTGATCCCACGCATATTGTTCCAGtagaggagattgaggttagaccAGATCTGACTTTCGAGGAGGAGCCGGTTCAGATACTGGATCGTGATGTAAAGGTTCTAAGAAAAAAATCCATCCCACTGGTTAAGGTTCCTTGGCATAATCATAGCTCAGAGAAGGCCATGTGA